In Alistipes ihumii AP11, a genomic segment contains:
- a CDS encoding prephenate dehydratase — translation MKMTSQNEWTEPETAGGVPLRVAIQGYEGSFHHIVARRFLGERAEIVPCDTFREVARQVESGGAEYGIMAIENSIAGSILPNLGILHNSRLQVTGEYYLHIRQNLMALPGVGLEGIEEVHSHPMALLQCVDFLDTHRWRLVETEDTALSARRIAERGIRNAAAIAGDLAAELFGLEIVAADIHSIRNNYTRFLVLRPDHQPIDERSDKASLCFKTDHRHGSLIRVLREMEDSTINMTKLQSSPIPSEPWHYMFHVDMEFACMDDYNRVIERMRSVTSELHVYGVYRKGQ, via the coding sequence ATGAAGATGACAAGCCAGAACGAATGGACGGAGCCGGAAACGGCGGGCGGCGTGCCTTTGCGCGTCGCCATTCAGGGCTACGAAGGTAGTTTCCATCATATCGTCGCGCGTCGCTTTCTGGGCGAGCGGGCGGAAATCGTTCCCTGCGATACGTTCCGCGAAGTGGCCCGGCAGGTCGAGAGCGGCGGAGCCGAGTACGGTATCATGGCGATCGAGAACTCGATCGCGGGAAGTATTCTGCCCAATCTGGGTATTCTGCATAACAGCCGTCTTCAGGTGACCGGGGAGTATTACCTGCATATCCGGCAGAACCTGATGGCGCTGCCCGGGGTCGGGCTCGAGGGAATCGAGGAGGTGCACTCACACCCGATGGCGCTGCTGCAGTGCGTCGATTTTCTCGATACGCATCGCTGGCGTCTGGTCGAGACCGAGGATACGGCCCTCAGCGCCCGGCGCATCGCCGAGCGGGGCATCCGCAATGCGGCCGCCATAGCCGGCGATTTGGCCGCCGAGCTTTTCGGGCTCGAAATCGTCGCGGCGGACATCCACTCGATCCGTAATAACTACACGCGTTTTTTGGTGCTTCGTCCCGACCACCAGCCGATCGACGAGCGCTCGGACAAGGCTTCGCTCTGCTTCAAGACCGACCATCGTCATGGCTCGCTGATACGCGTACTGCGCGAAATGGAGGACTCGACGATCAATATGACCAAGCTGCAGTCCTCGCCGATTCCGAGCGAGCCGTGGCACTATATGTTTCATGTCGACATGGAGTTCGCCTGCATGGACGACTATAACCGCGTGATCGAGCGGATGCGGTCGGTCACCAGCGAGTTGCACGTGTACGGCGTGTACCGCAAAGGACAATGA